One segment of Geoalkalibacter ferrihydriticus DSM 17813 DNA contains the following:
- a CDS encoding bacteriohemerythrin gives MPAIEWKADYSVNIDKIDRQHQHLFHLFNQLQEAIIDKKAQHTLALFVDEMVDYTLTHFSTEEKYMLAYEYPELREHKAEHRIFTEKALDLQRRIRNDEFILSLEVLRFLCNWIAEHICTSDQKYSRHFNEAGLV, from the coding sequence GTGCCGGCTATTGAATGGAAAGCAGACTATAGTGTCAACATCGACAAGATCGACAGACAACACCAGCACCTCTTCCACCTGTTCAACCAACTGCAAGAGGCAATCATCGACAAAAAAGCTCAGCACACCCTGGCGCTGTTCGTCGATGAAATGGTGGATTACACCCTCACCCATTTCTCCACGGAAGAAAAATACATGCTTGCCTATGAGTATCCTGAACTCCGCGAGCACAAGGCAGAGCACCGCATTTTCACCGAAAAGGCGCTGGACCTGCAACGCCGCATCCGCAACGACGAGTTCATCCTCTCCCTGGAAGTCCTGCGCTTTCTCTGCAACTGGATCGCCGAGCACATCTGTACCAGCGACCAGAAATACAGCCGCCATTTCAATGAGGCGGGCCTGGTCTGA
- a CDS encoding ATP-binding protein, whose protein sequence is MNTWLIPSQIASLCGSTVLVLVFASLFARDRKPHLALWAWCWALYALCFVLALTAGLFPEASTLPLAREFCLLASSLLLVAGGYAFVEGRQPRIWTAGALLCAIWVLLFRGGDSWLFLMPSYLFHALAAITTGIIILRQIDVYPLGRHLTGWTFILWGLHRANYPLLSTIPEIAPWGFLLGAYFSFAAAGGVILIHFSRTCDLAEENHRLSQTLLNAIADPLVLIGPDLRIRWSNQGARHLAPALETLPESHCFETWRNRSHPCEPCPARDSFASGTAAAMHLDTKDGRAWEVRSFPVPGSAPGQVSGVILHFENQTPKKENSRQAHLAALGELSAGVAHEINNPINGIINYAELLGDSLPKAGTEVDLARRIGHEAERIATIVRNLLSFARDSQDEKKPVLLCEILLDALVLVETQLRRHGVETLIDLPLDLPPVRVHPQQIQQVFLNLLSNALFALNEKFAAGAAGKHLEISAVLVEEQGQPRVRTCIFDRGTGIAAAHLDKAMNPFFTTKPSGKGTGLGLSISHGIVRDHGGRLTIESSQGEWTRVTLDLPCSAC, encoded by the coding sequence ATGAACACCTGGCTGATTCCTTCCCAGATTGCCTCCCTGTGCGGCAGCACGGTTTTGGTTCTGGTTTTTGCATCTCTGTTCGCCCGGGACCGTAAACCTCACCTGGCGCTCTGGGCCTGGTGCTGGGCGCTCTATGCTCTGTGCTTCGTGCTGGCCCTGACCGCCGGTCTGTTCCCCGAGGCGTCGACATTGCCTCTCGCCCGGGAATTCTGTCTGCTTGCCAGTTCCCTTTTGCTGGTGGCAGGAGGATACGCCTTTGTCGAGGGCCGGCAGCCGCGGATCTGGACGGCAGGTGCTCTGTTATGCGCCATCTGGGTACTGCTGTTCAGAGGTGGAGATTCCTGGCTTTTTCTTATGCCCTCCTATCTATTTCATGCCTTGGCGGCCATCACCACGGGGATCATCATCCTCAGACAAATCGACGTGTACCCGCTGGGGCGCCACCTCACCGGTTGGACATTTATCCTCTGGGGTCTGCATCGGGCCAACTATCCGCTTCTTTCCACCATCCCCGAGATTGCGCCCTGGGGCTTTCTCCTCGGTGCCTATTTCAGTTTTGCCGCAGCGGGAGGGGTGATTTTGATTCATTTTTCCCGCACCTGCGACCTGGCCGAAGAGAACCATCGCCTCAGCCAGACCCTGCTCAATGCGATTGCGGACCCCCTGGTTCTGATCGGCCCCGACCTGCGCATCCGCTGGAGCAACCAGGGTGCCCGGCACCTTGCCCCGGCCCTCGAAACGCTGCCTGAAAGTCATTGCTTTGAAACCTGGCGCAACCGCAGCCACCCCTGTGAACCCTGCCCGGCGCGCGACAGCTTTGCCTCTGGAACCGCCGCCGCCATGCACCTGGACACCAAGGACGGCCGAGCCTGGGAAGTACGCTCGTTTCCCGTGCCCGGAAGTGCTCCCGGCCAGGTCTCCGGCGTCATTCTGCATTTCGAGAATCAAACCCCCAAGAAAGAAAACTCCCGCCAGGCGCATTTGGCCGCCCTGGGTGAATTGTCAGCGGGGGTAGCGCACGAGATCAACAACCCCATCAACGGCATCATCAACTATGCCGAACTACTCGGCGACAGCCTGCCGAAGGCCGGAACCGAAGTGGATCTGGCTCGCCGTATCGGCCATGAAGCCGAACGCATCGCCACCATTGTGCGCAATCTGCTGAGCTTTGCCCGCGACAGCCAGGATGAAAAAAAACCGGTGTTGTTGTGTGAAATTCTTCTGGACGCTCTGGTGCTGGTCGAAACGCAATTGCGCCGCCATGGCGTTGAAACTCTGATCGACCTGCCGCTGGATCTGCCGCCGGTGCGGGTGCATCCGCAACAGATCCAGCAGGTGTTTCTCAATCTGCTGAGCAACGCTCTCTTTGCCCTCAACGAGAAATTTGCCGCAGGCGCGGCCGGCAAGCACCTGGAAATTTCCGCCGTGCTTGTCGAAGAACAGGGACAACCCAGGGTGCGCACCTGCATCTTCGATCGCGGCACGGGCATAGCCGCCGCTCATCTCGACAAAGCCATGAACCCCTTTTTCACCACCAAGCCCTCAGGCAAGGGCACCGGGCTCGGCCTCTCCATCAGTCACGGCATCGTGCGCGACCATGGCGGGCGCCTGACCATCGAAAGTAGCCAAGGCGAGTGGACGCGCGTTACCCTTGATTTGCCTTGCAGTGCATGCTGA
- a CDS encoding TolC family protein yields MKTFIRRFRPWIRAGFYLWLAVSLIPAGAGAETLTLERALALARADNPALAEAGARIAQARAVRDESRAAFWPQLDVGLEYVRGDAPSAYLFKTIDARQLPEDVDFNNPGRFDNLETFLEARLNLFSGGRDKLRYEQAGVRLEQARSVHASVENDLSAAVIDTFLALLSARDRVAIARQSTAVLEREVELAEVRYAGGSLLRSDLLSLAVRLAEARSAQVRARGVEQRLQAALAVLLGRGAEAAFEPVGAAWDFSIPAAYSEALERALRQRPELAAAAQEREVTRLEEAVVRAEFLPRLDLQARLYHDDPDFAYDDDQINWTLGAQLRWNVFSGFATRARAARVSGQAQESRSAQRRLRQQVELEVRQAWLTLDEARANQTLAETAAAHAEQAFDQVRTQFSGGAVAVTRYLDAELTLQRSRVNVAAANRDRQRALAELARALGELGPSQGAQGAQSSSTERTSDGQNP; encoded by the coding sequence ATGAAGACGTTTATTCGCAGGTTTCGACCTTGGATCCGGGCGGGCTTTTACCTGTGGCTGGCGGTCAGTCTGATCCCCGCCGGAGCCGGAGCCGAAACCCTGACCCTTGAGCGGGCCCTGGCTCTGGCCCGCGCCGACAATCCGGCTCTGGCGGAAGCCGGCGCCCGCATTGCTCAGGCCCGAGCGGTTCGCGACGAAAGCCGCGCCGCATTCTGGCCGCAGCTCGATGTCGGGCTTGAATATGTGCGCGGCGACGCGCCCTCGGCCTACCTGTTCAAAACCATCGACGCGCGCCAGTTGCCCGAAGATGTGGATTTCAACAATCCCGGTCGTTTCGACAACCTGGAGACCTTTCTTGAAGCGCGTCTCAACCTTTTTTCCGGCGGCCGCGACAAGCTGCGCTACGAACAGGCCGGTGTGCGCCTGGAACAGGCCCGCAGTGTCCACGCCAGTGTGGAAAATGATCTGAGCGCGGCGGTGATCGATACCTTTCTCGCTCTGCTTTCGGCCCGGGATCGGGTGGCCATTGCGAGGCAGAGCACCGCCGTCCTGGAACGAGAGGTCGAGCTGGCCGAGGTGCGCTACGCAGGGGGCAGTCTTCTGCGTTCCGACCTGTTGTCCCTTGCCGTGCGCCTGGCTGAGGCCCGTTCCGCTCAGGTGCGGGCACGAGGTGTCGAGCAGCGCTTGCAGGCGGCTCTGGCGGTGCTGCTGGGGCGCGGCGCCGAGGCCGCTTTCGAACCCGTGGGCGCCGCATGGGATTTTTCCATTCCTGCTGCGTATTCCGAGGCGCTTGAGCGTGCTCTGCGCCAGAGGCCCGAGTTGGCTGCGGCCGCCCAGGAGCGCGAGGTCACCCGCCTGGAAGAGGCTGTGGTGCGGGCCGAATTTCTGCCGCGACTCGATTTGCAGGCGCGTCTTTATCATGACGACCCGGATTTCGCTTACGACGATGACCAGATCAACTGGACCCTGGGTGCCCAACTGCGCTGGAATGTTTTTTCGGGGTTTGCCACCCGCGCACGTGCGGCCCGCGTGTCGGGGCAGGCCCAGGAAAGCCGGTCCGCCCAGCGACGTTTGCGACAGCAGGTTGAGCTGGAGGTTCGCCAGGCCTGGCTGACCCTGGACGAGGCCCGCGCCAACCAAACCCTTGCCGAGACGGCGGCGGCTCATGCGGAGCAGGCTTTTGACCAGGTACGGACTCAGTTTTCCGGTGGCGCCGTGGCGGTCACGCGCTATCTTGATGCCGAGCTGACGCTTCAGCGCAGCCGCGTCAATGTTGCCGCGGCAAACCGGGACCGGCAGAGGGCCCTGGCGGAATTGGCCCGCGCCCTGGGAGAGTTGGGGCCCTCGCAGGGTGCGCAAGGCGCCCAATCTTCTTCGACAGAAAGGACAAGCGATGGGCAAAACCCTTAA
- a CDS encoding efflux RND transporter periplasmic adaptor subunit, translated as MGKTLKRLAPVLIGGLVLILLILYMGGVFRTGLIGPQDSRTLEPLRVQEGDQRVQARLVQRSQSHAAVGTVQSRTEGHVAAQVMARVQSVAVRSGEAVTLGQLLMELDDRELSARRQQTREALNAARQQQVQAERQVEAAAAVYQRALAQHQRISQFLAAGAATTQDMEQVEAELRQAQAAQAQAEAAVHQARAGIEQARQRLDEAEVALGHARILSPLAGQVVERHVDPGDLALPGKILLTLHSGTALRLEALVPEGLIGRLALGQEVDVEIAGQDLIGRVDEVVPAADPQARTFLVKVSLPQTASLYPGMFGRLSVPLDPRPAVLVPAQAVQRVGQLEMVRIEDDAQVRTLLVTTGARIGGEVEILSGLKGGETLLMGGAQP; from the coding sequence ATGGGCAAAACCCTTAAACGGCTGGCGCCGGTGCTGATCGGCGGCTTGGTGCTCATCCTTCTCATCCTGTATATGGGTGGGGTGTTCCGCACGGGGCTCATCGGTCCGCAGGATAGCCGCACTCTGGAGCCGCTTAGAGTGCAAGAAGGGGATCAGCGCGTGCAGGCGCGCCTCGTCCAACGATCCCAGAGTCATGCGGCGGTGGGCACGGTACAGTCGCGCACCGAGGGGCATGTCGCGGCGCAGGTCATGGCCCGGGTGCAAAGTGTCGCGGTGCGTTCGGGAGAAGCGGTGACCCTCGGGCAACTGCTGATGGAGCTCGATGATCGCGAATTGAGCGCCCGCCGGCAGCAGACGCGTGAGGCGCTCAATGCCGCTCGACAGCAACAGGTTCAGGCCGAGCGACAGGTCGAGGCGGCGGCCGCCGTTTATCAACGGGCGCTGGCGCAGCATCAGCGCATCAGTCAATTTCTCGCGGCTGGTGCCGCGACCACGCAGGACATGGAGCAGGTCGAAGCCGAACTGCGCCAGGCCCAGGCCGCCCAGGCCCAGGCCGAAGCCGCCGTGCACCAGGCGCGGGCGGGAATTGAGCAGGCTCGGCAGCGTCTTGACGAAGCCGAAGTTGCGCTCGGGCACGCGCGCATTCTCAGTCCCCTGGCCGGGCAGGTGGTGGAGCGGCATGTTGATCCGGGCGACCTGGCCCTGCCGGGCAAAATCCTCCTGACGCTGCACAGCGGTACCGCCCTGCGGTTGGAGGCACTGGTTCCCGAAGGCTTGATCGGACGGCTGGCCCTGGGGCAGGAGGTGGATGTCGAGATTGCCGGACAGGATTTGATCGGTCGGGTGGATGAAGTGGTACCGGCCGCCGATCCCCAAGCCCGTACTTTTCTCGTCAAAGTGAGCCTGCCCCAGACCGCTTCGCTCTATCCCGGCATGTTCGGGCGCCTGAGCGTACCCCTGGATCCACGCCCGGCGGTGCTGGTGCCGGCGCAGGCGGTGCAGCGCGTCGGCCAGTTGGAGATGGTGCGAATCGAAGATGACGCTCAGGTAAGGACCCTGCTGGTCACGACCGGCGCGCGAATCGGTGGGGAGGTGGAGATTCTTTCGGGTCTCAAGGGTGGGGAGACCTTGCTGATGGGTGGAGCCCAGCCATGA
- a CDS encoding sigma-54-dependent transcriptional regulator translates to MPQHILIVDDEESIRYTFSRFLPAPERVVHVAESYEEALERLSCTTYDLVFCDIILGGRNGIELLEEIRRRGLTLPVVMITGAPEVSSAAEALRLGAYDYLSKPVRREALLRIADKALQYKALRDEKEKLQADLQAVFRSVKDAILTTDHQLRLVQANEAARHICGISGELAGRKLEDLGLCGGTCFDLLRQSLERRRPLERERIECVHACHGRRIVSLSAAPLRGAHNEHRGAMLVIRDETRLDNLERRMQERPSFHDLVGASAAMQDVYELLETLAEVPTTVLITGESGTGKELVARALHEGGPRREGPMIRVNCAALSENLLESELFGHVRGAFTGAVKDKIGRFEAAQGGTLFLDEIGDISPALQLRLLRVLQEKEIERVGTTTPIPVDVRVVAATNQDLTERIRRGEFREDLFYRLKVVTVKLPPLRARREDIAPLVSHFLHQFNQKLGREVQDVAPAAMNLLLAYPWPGNVRELEHALEHACILCRNGRIEVEHLPAEMTAGENASAPDEATSLACIRRALSAAGGNKTKAARMLGISRRTVYRKLDEGSAPKD, encoded by the coding sequence ATGCCCCAGCACATCCTTATCGTCGATGACGAGGAAAGCATCCGCTACACCTTTTCGCGCTTTCTGCCGGCACCGGAGCGCGTGGTGCATGTGGCGGAAAGCTATGAAGAGGCTCTGGAGAGACTTTCCTGCACAACTTATGATCTGGTTTTCTGCGACATCATTCTCGGGGGGCGCAACGGCATCGAGCTTCTGGAGGAAATTCGCCGCCGTGGGCTAACGCTGCCGGTCGTCATGATCACCGGCGCGCCCGAGGTGAGCAGCGCCGCCGAAGCCTTGCGTCTCGGTGCCTACGATTATCTGTCCAAGCCGGTGCGGCGCGAGGCGCTGTTGCGCATCGCGGACAAAGCGCTGCAATACAAGGCGCTGCGCGACGAAAAGGAGAAGCTTCAGGCGGATCTGCAAGCGGTCTTTCGCAGTGTCAAGGACGCCATCCTCACCACCGACCATCAACTGCGGCTGGTTCAGGCCAATGAGGCGGCGCGCCATATATGCGGTATTTCGGGAGAACTGGCGGGGCGCAAGCTTGAGGATCTCGGCCTGTGCGGCGGCACCTGCTTCGATCTGCTGCGGCAAAGCCTCGAGCGCCGCCGCCCCCTGGAGCGCGAACGGATCGAGTGCGTTCACGCCTGCCACGGCCGCCGCATTGTTTCCCTGTCGGCGGCACCGTTGCGCGGCGCGCACAACGAGCATCGCGGGGCGATGCTGGTCATCCGGGACGAAACCCGGTTGGACAATCTGGAGCGGCGCATGCAGGAACGCCCGAGTTTTCACGACCTGGTGGGCGCCAGCGCCGCCATGCAGGACGTTTACGAATTGCTGGAAACCCTGGCCGAGGTTCCGACCACGGTACTGATCACCGGTGAAAGCGGCACCGGCAAGGAGTTGGTGGCGCGCGCCCTGCACGAAGGCGGTCCGCGCCGCGAAGGACCGATGATCCGCGTCAATTGCGCCGCACTCTCGGAAAATCTTCTGGAAAGCGAATTGTTCGGTCACGTGCGCGGCGCGTTTACCGGGGCGGTCAAGGACAAAATCGGACGCTTCGAGGCGGCTCAGGGTGGGACTCTGTTTCTCGACGAAATCGGCGACATATCCCCCGCCCTGCAACTGCGCCTGCTGCGCGTTCTTCAGGAAAAGGAAATCGAGCGAGTTGGAACGACAACTCCCATCCCCGTGGACGTGCGTGTGGTCGCCGCGACCAATCAGGATTTAACGGAGCGGATTCGCCGCGGCGAGTTCCGTGAAGACCTGTTTTACCGTCTCAAAGTGGTGACGGTAAAATTGCCGCCACTGCGCGCACGACGTGAGGACATTGCGCCTCTGGTCAGCCATTTTCTGCACCAGTTCAACCAAAAGCTCGGCCGAGAGGTGCAAGACGTTGCGCCTGCCGCCATGAACCTGTTACTGGCCTATCCCTGGCCCGGCAATGTGCGTGAATTGGAGCATGCCCTCGAACATGCCTGCATTCTCTGCCGCAACGGCCGCATCGAGGTCGAGCACCTGCCGGCTGAGATGACCGCCGGAGAGAACGCGTCCGCGCCCGATGAGGCAACCAGTCTCGCCTGCATCCGTCGGGCACTCTCCGCCGCGGGCGGCAACAAGACCAAGGCCGCGCGCATGCTCGGGATCAGTCGCCGCACGGTCTATCGCAAACTCGACGAAGGGAGCGCGCCGAAGGATTAG
- a CDS encoding efflux RND transporter permease subunit, translating into MSRQSEAAPEGLIARLVAPFLRPQPPVLFMILALSLGLAALFLTPREEEPQIVVPLADVFVQAPGASAREVEQLVATPLEKLLWQIDGVEYVYSMSRDGQALVTVRFHVGEDRERSLVKLHNKISMNIDQAPPIVTGWVIRPVEIDDVPIVNLTLYSRHYNDFELRRIGQEALAHLTEVEDISRSELVGGRDRELRVELDVSRLAARSVAPLQVLESLRAADAAVQAGSFDLVDQRIGVTGSAFLQSAREVEELVVGVHAGRPVYLRDVARVLDGPEESWNYSRIGFSALFLEDNPDHPAAVLAPDEISPAAALGAFPAVTLALAKKKGSNAVDVAAAILERLEELKGTVIPDDVVVEVTRNYGQTAQQKVNELLTSLFFAVATVVVLLGMTLGRREALIVAVAVPVSFSLALFVNYLFGFTINRVTLFALILSLGLVVDDPITNVDNIQRHILGRRRKPREATLFAIGEVLPPVLLSTLAIIISFTPMFFITGMMGPYMAPMAANVPLTVIFSTLASLTLVPWLAYTLLRRRVENAAGTQAEGEDVVPGWVRRGYERMVSPFLGARVWRWALVGGILLLLGVALALPLLRLVPLKMLPFDNKNELQLVLDLPEGSTLEATDRVVRDFEAYLRGVPEVTNFVSYVGSPSPMDFNGLVRHYYLRQEPHLADIRINLADKDKRRMQSHALALRLRSDLEELAQRHGAALKIVETPPGPPVLATVVAEIYGAPGVEYVQLMSAAQQVRRLMEDESFVVDVDTIIETPRARLDFTPDKEKSALHGISTAALTQTLALAVGGFAPATLHLDGERQPLFINVILPREQRSGAEALGQLSLVGAAGKPVPLVELGRFEKVSEAQTIYHKNLRPVVYVTAEMAGQAPGEAILDMQKRLRDEPLPAGVEVQWAGEGEWEITLRVFRDLGLAFGAAMVGVYILLALQTGSFFLPLLILLAVPLTVIGIMPGFWLLNLLLDRPVGGFADPVFFTATGMIGMIALGGIVIRNAVVLIDFIRGSLNEGLALREAILESGATRLRPIVLTAMTTALGAWPITLDPIFSGLAWALIFGLFSSTLFTLIVVPVAFYAVYRKRYEG; encoded by the coding sequence ATGAGCCGGCAATCCGAAGCCGCGCCCGAGGGCCTGATCGCCCGCCTGGTGGCGCCTTTTTTGCGCCCCCAGCCGCCCGTGCTGTTCATGATCCTGGCGTTGAGTCTGGGCCTGGCGGCGTTGTTTCTGACGCCGCGCGAGGAAGAACCGCAGATCGTCGTGCCCCTGGCCGATGTCTTTGTCCAGGCTCCGGGCGCTTCGGCCCGCGAAGTCGAGCAATTGGTGGCCACGCCCTTGGAGAAGCTGCTCTGGCAGATCGACGGGGTGGAATACGTCTACTCCATGTCGCGCGATGGTCAGGCCCTTGTCACCGTGCGGTTTCATGTCGGCGAGGACCGCGAGCGCTCCCTCGTCAAACTGCACAATAAAATCAGTATGAACATCGACCAGGCGCCGCCCATCGTCACCGGCTGGGTGATCCGCCCGGTTGAAATTGATGACGTGCCCATCGTCAACCTGACCCTCTATTCCAGGCATTACAACGACTTTGAGTTACGTCGCATCGGACAGGAGGCGTTGGCGCACCTCACCGAGGTCGAGGACATTTCACGTTCGGAGTTGGTGGGCGGGCGCGACCGTGAGCTGCGCGTCGAACTTGACGTATCGCGGCTTGCCGCCCGCTCGGTTGCGCCCTTGCAGGTGCTTGAGAGCCTGCGCGCGGCCGATGCGGCGGTGCAGGCGGGAAGCTTCGATCTGGTGGACCAACGCATCGGCGTGACGGGCAGCGCCTTTTTGCAGAGCGCCCGCGAGGTTGAGGAGCTGGTGGTCGGCGTACATGCCGGGCGTCCCGTTTACCTGCGCGATGTGGCACGCGTTCTGGACGGCCCCGAAGAGTCCTGGAACTATTCGCGCATCGGCTTTTCTGCCCTGTTTCTGGAGGACAATCCCGATCACCCCGCCGCCGTCCTTGCCCCGGATGAAATCTCCCCGGCCGCGGCTCTGGGCGCTTTCCCGGCGGTTACCCTGGCTCTGGCGAAGAAAAAAGGCAGCAATGCCGTGGATGTCGCCGCCGCCATTCTCGAGCGGCTTGAAGAGCTCAAGGGAACGGTCATTCCCGACGACGTGGTGGTGGAGGTGACGCGCAACTACGGCCAAACCGCCCAGCAGAAAGTCAACGAACTTCTCACCTCGCTGTTTTTCGCCGTGGCCACGGTGGTTGTGCTGCTGGGCATGACACTGGGTCGCCGGGAAGCCCTGATCGTCGCCGTGGCTGTGCCGGTGAGCTTTTCCCTGGCGCTGTTCGTCAATTATCTATTCGGCTTTACCATCAATCGCGTCACCCTCTTTGCTTTGATTCTCTCTTTGGGCCTGGTGGTTGACGATCCCATCACCAATGTCGACAACATTCAGCGCCATATTCTCGGTCGTCGCCGCAAGCCACGCGAGGCCACGCTGTTCGCCATCGGCGAAGTGCTGCCGCCTGTGCTGCTTTCGACCCTGGCAATCATTATTTCTTTTACGCCGATGTTTTTCATCACCGGCATGATGGGGCCCTACATGGCGCCCATGGCCGCCAACGTACCCCTGACCGTCATCTTCTCCACGCTTGCGTCCCTAACCTTGGTGCCCTGGCTGGCCTATACTCTGCTTCGCCGCCGGGTGGAAAATGCCGCCGGTACCCAAGCTGAGGGTGAAGATGTCGTGCCTGGCTGGGTGCGGCGCGGCTATGAACGGATGGTCTCGCCGTTTCTCGGCGCGCGTGTGTGGCGCTGGGCTCTGGTCGGGGGCATTCTGCTCCTGCTCGGCGTGGCTCTGGCGTTGCCCCTGCTGCGCCTGGTGCCTTTGAAAATGCTGCCCTTTGACAACAAGAACGAACTGCAACTGGTGCTCGATTTGCCCGAGGGCAGCACTCTGGAAGCCACCGACCGGGTGGTGCGCGATTTTGAGGCCTATCTGCGCGGCGTTCCCGAGGTCACAAATTTTGTCTCCTATGTCGGCAGTCCCTCACCCATGGATTTCAACGGCCTGGTCCGCCACTATTATCTGCGCCAGGAACCCCATCTGGCAGACATTCGGATCAATCTGGCCGACAAGGACAAGCGGCGCATGCAAAGCCATGCTCTGGCTCTGCGCCTGCGCAGCGATCTCGAAGAGTTGGCGCAGCGCCACGGCGCCGCTCTGAAAATCGTCGAAACGCCTCCGGGGCCGCCGGTGTTGGCCACGGTGGTGGCGGAAATCTACGGCGCACCGGGTGTCGAATACGTTCAATTGATGTCTGCGGCGCAGCAGGTGCGCAGGCTCATGGAGGACGAATCCTTCGTTGTGGATGTGGATACCATTATCGAAACGCCGCGCGCGCGCCTGGATTTTACCCCCGACAAGGAAAAGTCTGCCCTGCACGGCATCAGCACCGCCGCCCTCACGCAAACTCTGGCCCTGGCGGTCGGTGGTTTCGCTCCGGCCACCCTGCACCTCGACGGCGAGCGCCAGCCCCTGTTCATCAATGTCATTCTGCCACGCGAGCAGCGTTCCGGCGCCGAAGCCCTGGGGCAACTCTCGCTGGTCGGTGCCGCCGGCAAACCCGTGCCCTTGGTGGAACTGGGAAGATTTGAGAAGGTGTCCGAGGCGCAGACCATTTACCACAAGAATCTGCGTCCGGTGGTCTATGTCACCGCCGAAATGGCAGGGCAGGCGCCGGGCGAGGCGATTCTCGACATGCAGAAGCGCCTGCGGGACGAGCCCTTGCCGGCCGGCGTCGAGGTCCAGTGGGCAGGCGAGGGCGAGTGGGAAATCACATTAAGGGTGTTTCGTGATCTGGGCTTGGCTTTCGGGGCGGCCATGGTGGGCGTCTATATTCTGCTGGCTTTGCAGACCGGGTCATTTTTCCTGCCCCTGCTCATTCTCCTGGCGGTGCCCCTCACGGTCATCGGCATCATGCCCGGATTCTGGCTGCTCAATCTGCTCCTCGACCGCCCCGTGGGCGGTTTTGCCGATCCGGTATTCTTCACCGCCACGGGCATGATCGGCATGATTGCCCTGGGCGGTATCGTCATCCGCAACGCCGTGGTGCTTATCGATTTCATTCGCGGTTCTCTCAATGAAGGTCTGGCCCTGCGCGAAGCCATCCTCGAGAGCGGCGCCACACGTTTGCGCCCTATTGTCCTCACCGCCATGACCACCGCCTTGGGCGCCTGGCCCATCACCCTCGATCCGATTTTCTCGGGTCTGGCCTGGGCGCTGATCTTCGGCCTGTTTTCCTCGACCCTGTTTACCCTGATCGTCGTGCCGGTGGCGTTTTATGCGGTTTATCGCAAGCGCTATGAAGGGTAA
- a CDS encoding ABC transporter permease — MIRFPSPGRFSRRFVRVWQRNLSVYRKTWKISFLPPLLEPLLYLLAFGVGLAVMVGTLSYAGREISYLAFIAPALLSVAIMYNAFFETTYNSFVRMYYQKTFDAMLATPLNLEEIILGELVWAATKSVIATLLMGSVISAFGLLAFPSALWLLPLALLGGLAFGALGMICTGLMPNIETFNVPIFLIITPMFLFSGTFFPLANLPAWAQALAQILPLTHLVALARACALHAWHPELWLSLAYLILFTALAAPLAIALMVRRLIH; from the coding sequence ATGATCCGCTTTCCTTCACCTGGGCGTTTCAGCCGCCGCTTTGTCCGCGTCTGGCAGCGCAACCTTTCGGTCTATCGCAAGACGTGGAAGATCAGCTTCCTGCCGCCGCTGCTCGAGCCCCTGCTCTATCTTCTGGCCTTCGGTGTGGGCCTGGCGGTCATGGTCGGCACCCTCAGCTATGCCGGACGCGAAATATCCTACCTGGCCTTCATCGCTCCGGCCCTGCTGTCGGTGGCCATCATGTACAATGCGTTTTTCGAAACCACCTACAACTCCTTTGTGCGTATGTACTACCAGAAAACCTTCGATGCCATGCTCGCCACGCCGCTCAACCTCGAAGAAATCATCCTCGGCGAACTGGTGTGGGCCGCCACCAAATCGGTCATTGCCACGCTGCTCATGGGGAGCGTGATCAGCGCTTTCGGCCTGCTGGCGTTTCCGAGCGCTTTGTGGCTGCTGCCCCTGGCCCTGCTCGGGGGACTGGCGTTTGGCGCACTGGGGATGATCTGCACCGGACTGATGCCTAATATCGAAACCTTCAACGTGCCGATCTTTTTGATCATCACCCCCATGTTTCTGTTCAGCGGCACCTTCTTTCCCCTGGCCAACCTGCCGGCCTGGGCCCAGGCCCTGGCGCAAATCCTGCCCCTCACCCACCTGGTGGCTCTGGCGCGCGCCTGCGCTCTGCATGCCTGGCACCCCGAGCTGTGGTTGAGCCTTGCCTACCTGATTCTTTTCACCGCCTTGGCCGCCCCTCTGGCCATTGCTCTCATGGTACGACGGTTGATTCATTGA